A genomic stretch from Thermococcus sp. includes:
- a CDS encoding sodium-dependent transporter, producing MEQQRDQWATKIGLILAMAGNAVGLGNFVRFPTQVAQNGGGAFMVPYFIALFFLGIPIMWVEWVAGRYGGKYGHGTLGPSYYLMARESVKPRGALWWGVLAGMLGFALTVLLNSYYLHLIGWSAAYTYFSAAGSYFGQNTGTFFDNYLSNHAEVFLFWGITVVLLAIAVGQGVSKGIERWVKVMMPLLYIFAIILVGYVFVIGSPINPNWSTIDGFKFIWSPNWSYLSSHFAAVMLAATGQIFFTLSLGMGIIQNYASYLGPNDDVALSGIATVSLNEFAEVVLGGSLAIPIATAYASRIVPANVFSQGKDAALSWIGQHFGLGFSYTSLPNAFIQMGSVGRLFGALWFLLLWFAGFTSAIAMYNYLVALLEEDLNIKRSIGTWIVLLIYFIMGLPVIYISTYMNQLDSWISFQLTLLALVDIIVAVYLFKPSNFWDELHKGAWIHVPTWYKWVTVIIAPILLLIPLVGNFKSFVTGKIGIAPWTAIIVMFIIGAIESYYAIKKKYAEELEKNEVIVRL from the coding sequence GGCTGGAAACGCCGTTGGTCTTGGTAACTTTGTCAGGTTCCCAACACAGGTCGCCCAGAACGGTGGCGGTGCCTTCATGGTGCCGTACTTCATTGCACTGTTCTTCCTCGGAATACCAATAATGTGGGTTGAGTGGGTTGCCGGTCGCTACGGTGGCAAGTACGGCCATGGGACGCTCGGCCCAAGCTACTACCTAATGGCAAGGGAAAGCGTTAAACCGAGGGGCGCACTCTGGTGGGGTGTCCTGGCCGGGATGCTCGGATTTGCACTGACGGTTCTTCTGAACAGCTACTATCTGCACCTGATCGGCTGGTCCGCAGCGTACACGTACTTCAGTGCCGCGGGCTCGTACTTCGGACAGAACACAGGTACTTTCTTTGACAACTACCTCAGCAACCACGCGGAGGTCTTCCTGTTCTGGGGTATAACCGTCGTGCTGCTGGCAATAGCGGTAGGTCAGGGTGTCAGCAAGGGTATCGAGAGATGGGTCAAGGTAATGATGCCGTTGCTCTACATCTTCGCAATAATCCTGGTCGGCTACGTATTCGTCATTGGCTCCCCGATAAACCCCAACTGGAGCACAATAGACGGGTTCAAGTTCATCTGGAGCCCCAACTGGAGCTATCTATCAAGCCACTTCGCGGCGGTGATGCTGGCAGCCACTGGACAGATATTCTTCACGCTGTCCCTTGGAATGGGCATCATCCAGAACTACGCCAGTTACCTCGGCCCCAACGATGACGTTGCACTCTCCGGTATCGCCACGGTCTCACTCAACGAGTTCGCAGAGGTCGTTCTCGGCGGTTCGCTGGCCATACCCATCGCTACCGCGTACGCTTCGAGGATCGTCCCGGCCAACGTCTTCTCCCAGGGCAAAGACGCCGCCCTCTCATGGATAGGCCAGCACTTCGGACTGGGATTCTCATACACCAGCCTGCCGAACGCCTTCATCCAGATGGGAAGTGTGGGACGGCTCTTTGGAGCACTCTGGTTCCTGCTGCTGTGGTTCGCTGGATTCACGTCAGCAATAGCCATGTACAACTACCTCGTCGCCCTCCTCGAGGAGGATCTCAACATCAAGAGGAGCATTGGAACCTGGATAGTGCTGTTGATATACTTCATCATGGGACTCCCGGTCATTTACATCAGCACCTACATGAACCAGCTCGACAGCTGGATAAGCTTCCAGCTAACGCTGCTCGCACTGGTTGACATCATAGTGGCGGTGTACCTCTTCAAACCGAGCAACTTCTGGGATGAACTGCACAAGGGAGCGTGGATACATGTCCCAACATGGTACAAGTGGGTAACCGTTATAATAGCGCCGATACTCCTCCTGATACCGCTGGTCGGCAACTTCAAGAGCTTCGTCACGGGGAAGATCGGAATAGCACCGTGGACTGCAATAATAGTAATGTTCATCATAGGCGCCATAGAGAGCTACTACGCCATCAAAAAGAAGTACGCAGAGGAACTAGAAAAGAACGAGGTAATCGTGAGGCTGTGA
- a CDS encoding alpha-glucosidase, with protein sequence MKSPGVLRDTAEVLESTLPRVDRLTVISEKEKAKVKKLLKEAAEEFKAVSEKVKKDNTQLAEFFYKKATQLKTESVDKNIEKNGKKSYIQAVKRMNLYSKSAIYDFDPDKLKELKKSYRTYIFGMTSFFILAGVYMSQIMAITALILAIPIVLSMLSLQKRGYMGLLLAFSAVPIPILQGVMALTYGLRAIDDPELVSKIAQTMGKSTSFVHGYLVVMIVLSAVELYLILTGIYMLYKHRHAFL encoded by the coding sequence GTGAAGAGTCCTGGCGTTCTACGGGATACAGCGGAGGTGCTCGAGAGCACACTGCCCCGGGTTGATAGGCTGACGGTAATCTCTGAGAAGGAGAAAGCCAAGGTAAAGAAACTACTCAAAGAGGCCGCGGAGGAGTTTAAGGCAGTTTCAGAGAAGGTCAAAAAGGACAACACTCAGCTCGCGGAGTTCTTCTACAAGAAGGCAACCCAGTTGAAAACGGAGAGCGTGGACAAGAACATAGAAAAGAACGGAAAAAAATCGTACATTCAAGCGGTAAAAAGGATGAACCTATACTCCAAATCCGCCATATACGACTTTGACCCCGATAAATTGAAGGAGCTTAAGAAATCCTACAGGACATATATATTCGGGATGACGTCCTTTTTCATCCTAGCGGGGGTTTACATGAGCCAGATAATGGCTATAACCGCCCTTATCCTCGCGATCCCCATAGTTCTGTCGATGCTGTCTCTTCAGAAGAGGGGATACATGGGGCTACTGCTGGCGTTCTCGGCGGTCCCCATACCGATCCTCCAAGGCGTAATGGCGCTTACCTACGGGCTTAGGGCCATAGATGACCCTGAACTGGTCAGCAAGATAGCGCAAACAATGGGAAAGAGCACATCGTTTGTACATGGGTACCTGGTTGTCATGATAGTGCTAAGCGCGGTAGAGCTCTATCTCATACTTACCGGGATTTACATGCTTTACAAGCACAGGCACGCTTTCCTTTAG
- a CDS encoding P-II family nitrogen regulator, giving the protein MKKIEAIVRGNDFDRIKGALQQIGIVPLTAYQVQGRGVQGGVPPYDLLPKMKIEVVVKDKDLEKVVDVIIRNARSGTPGDGKIFVIPVQDAVRIRTGERGNEALY; this is encoded by the coding sequence ATGAAGAAAATCGAGGCCATCGTTAGGGGCAACGACTTTGATAGGATTAAGGGGGCCCTCCAGCAGATTGGAATAGTTCCGCTAACTGCGTATCAAGTTCAGGGCAGGGGCGTTCAGGGAGGTGTTCCTCCGTACGATCTCCTCCCCAAGATGAAGATAGAGGTCGTTGTGAAGGATAAGGACCTGGAGAAGGTTGTAGACGTTATCATCAGAAACGCCAGGAGTGGCACACCGGGGGATGGCAAGATATTCGTTATTCCCGTCCAGGACGCCGTGAGGATAAGAACGGGTGAAAGGGGCAACGAAGCCCTTTACTAA